One genomic region from Ptychodera flava strain L36383 chromosome 14, AS_Pfla_20210202, whole genome shotgun sequence encodes:
- the LOC139149740 gene encoding N-acetylated-alpha-linked acidic dipeptidase 2-like has protein sequence MGYGRNSAVKLNRTFLVVTLGVVLLVGFTIGILIGHFAISKTPKETSQPQDKPSCGAACEEPDADCIFGKLVAKMKADNIKEYLRRLTSTPHLAGTPADLTNAEYVRDQWLEQGLDSAKIYSYDVLLSYPEADNLVQLLDEEGGVNFTCAVKEQGLRPGEDSPDIVNPFNAYSGTGNVTGDLVYVNYARDVDFDKLAEIAPDLNLTGKILIARYGKIFRGNKAKHAEHHGAIGLILYSDPADYGSKNATSVYPHSWWLPDTGAQRGNLHVSDHKGDPLTPGYPAKDYAYRTSVEDSPLPTIPVHPIGYGDAKMFLRELRNTYNIPADWKGDLDIEYNIGPGFIGTNRQVRMEIHTSNQRRNTYNAIGFIRGAVEPDRYVLLGNHRDAWVFGAADPSSGTASMLELSRVFGELVKEGWRPRRSIMFCSWGAEEYGLIGSTEWVEEFSKNLGARSVTYLNVDLSVGGTHVPEVASTPLLYKTLYRAARKVASPEEQGRSLYDIWLMRNGARGLPRIDDLGAGSDFLSFAYQIGVPCAAFTYSPESESGFSIYPLYHSVYETFYFFETFLDPAFRRSLAIAQMWGEVARDLADSVIIPFDCNDYAEQLELSIDDLKGHYESEMKKKNINFDAIDSAVSKFKVAANNFHVKIDNM, from the exons ATGGGTTACGGGCGTAACTCCGCAGTCAAGCTGAACCGTACGTTCCTCGTTGTAACTCTCGGCGTCGTGTTGCTCGTAGGGTTTACTATTGGTATACTTATCGGGCATTTTGCCATATCGAaaacacccaaggaaacatcGCAACCCCAAGACAAACCAAGTTGCGGAGCAGCCTGCGAGGAGCCCGATGCAGATTGCATCTTTGGGAAACTGGTCGCCAAAATGAAAGCAGACAACATTAAGGAGTATTTGCG GAGGCTGACTTCAACGCCACATCTGGCTGGGACTCCGGCAGACCTGACCAATGCCGAATATGTCCGTGACCAATGGCTTGAACAAGGACTCGATTCGGCCAAGATATATTCGTATGACGTATTGCTGTCATATCCGGAGGCTGACAATTTG GTTCAGCTGCTTGACGAGGAGGGCGGGGTTAACTTTACCTGTGCTGTCAAAGAACAGGGTCTGAGACCAGGAGAAGACAGTCCGGACATCGTCAACCCATTTAATGCATATTCGGGAACCGGCAATGTTACA GGAGACTTGGTGTATGTGAATTACGCGAGAGATGTAGATTTCGATAAACTGGCTGAAATTGCTCCTGATTTAAACTTAACGGGGAAGATCCTAATAGCGAGATATGGAAAGATATTTCGAGGAAATAAG GCCAAACACGCTGAGCACCATGGGGCTATCGGTTTAATCCTGTATTCGGACCCCGCTGATTATGGTAGTAAGAATGCAACTAGTGTGTACCCACATTCGTGGTGGTTGCCTGATACTGGAGCCCAGCGTGGCAATTTGCATGTCAGTGACCATAAAGGCGATCCTTTGACTCCAGGATATCCAGCAAAAG ATTATGCCTATCGGACTTCGGTCGAAGACTCCCCATTACCAACAATTCCAGTCCATCCAATCGGCTACGGTGATGCGAAAATGTTTCTCAG GGAACTCAGAAATACCTACAACATTCCGGCAGACTGGAAAGGAGATCTTGACATTGAATACAATATTGGCCCTGGTTTCATCGGCACGAACAG GCAGGTTAGAATGGAGATACATACCAGCAACCAAAGACGTAATACGTACAATGCCATCGGGTTTATCAGAGGAGCCGTAGAACCGG ATCGTTATGTTTTACTTGGTAATCATCGTGACGCTTGGGTATTTGGAGCAGCCGATCCGTCCAGCGGTACAGCTTCTATGCTGGAACTAAGTAGAGTATTTGGAGAGCTGGTCAAAGAAG gttGGCGCCCCAGACGTTCAATAATGTTCTGTAGCTGGGGAGCTGAAGAATACGGTCTCATTGGGTCAACAGAATGGGTTGAG GAATTTTCAAAGAATCTTGGCGCCAGAAGCGTTACATATCTGAACGTTGATCTCTCTGTTGGTGGAACCCACGTGCCGGAAGTGGCGTCCACACCTCTATTGTACAAAACACTTTATCGTGCCGCCCGAAAG GTTGCCTCACCAGAAGAACAGGGAAGATCACTGTACGACATTTGGTTGATGCGGAATGGAGCAAGGGGGTTGCCAAG gaTAGATGACCTGGGAGCAGGCAGTGACTTTTTATCTTTCGCGTATCAAATTGGAGTACCCTGTGCAGCTTTTACGTATAGCCCTGAATCG GAATCTGGATTCTCAATTTACCCTCTTTACCATTCTGTTTACGAGACGTTTTACTTTTTCGAGACGTTCTTAGACCCTGCTTTCAGACGGTCTCTAGCGATAGCTCAGATGTGGGGTGAGGTCGCGCGTGACTTGGCCGACTCTGTCATCATCCCGTTCGACTGCAACGATTATGCCGAACAATTGGAATTGTCCATAGATGATTTGAAGGGCCACTATGAATcagagatgaagaaaaagaACATAAACTTTG atgcTATCGATTCTGCCGTGAGTAAGTTTAAAGTAGCTGCAAATAATTTCCATGTCAAGATTGACAATATGTAG